A genomic window from Bdellovibrio sp. SKB1291214 includes:
- a CDS encoding protease has product MNLKRVLIVLATLLLSYASHANEFDEGSGEFDALARPGYSEADIQKKIENEMAIACSGNLCKVVGQDNQGSGWTVQFQVGYGDNNNNGNGDTIYIGGNNNNNGDDGYASVTVTYRNFKCHSNLLVTPAVYRFVNTYLYNMVNSDGSVKRNFSPADQTVILFYTTMLNKVSACGMGGGGGLN; this is encoded by the coding sequence ATGAACTTGAAACGCGTATTAATCGTGTTGGCTACTCTTTTGCTTAGCTATGCTTCCCATGCAAATGAATTCGACGAGGGTTCTGGTGAGTTCGACGCTCTTGCAAGACCGGGCTACAGCGAAGCAGACATTCAAAAGAAAATCGAAAATGAAATGGCAATCGCTTGTTCAGGAAACCTGTGCAAAGTGGTTGGTCAAGACAACCAGGGTTCTGGTTGGACCGTTCAGTTTCAAGTCGGCTATGGCGATAATAACAATAATGGCAATGGCGATACGATCTATATCGGCGGCAACAATAACAACAATGGTGATGATGGATATGCCAGTGTCACGGTCACTTACAGAAATTTCAAATGCCACTCCAACCTTTTAGTGACCCCTGCCGTGTACCGCTTCGTAAATACCTACCTTTACAACATGGTGAATTCTGATGGCTCTGTGAAAAGGAATTTCTCTCCTGCAGATCAAACAGTCATTTTGTTCTACACGACAATGTTGAACAAGGTGAGTGCATGCGGCATGGGCGGCGGCGGCGGATTGAACTAG